From Nitrospira sp., a single genomic window includes:
- a CDS encoding phosphatidate cytidylyltransferase, whose protein sequence is MMLSHLTPSVLTALGGVLGILVVASLIAALLKRRHPDKNYTELIQRIRSWWIMIGIFSGAILLSRTASIFFFAFVSFLALKEYLSLIPTRRADRRVLFWAYAAIPFQYYWVNEHWYGMFIIFIPVYLFLLLPMRMVIIGDTKDFLRAAGTLHWGLMTMVFSLSHAAFFLVLDGARNPAGGGAGLVLYLIFLTQFNDVAQYVWGKLTGRHKIIPKVSPNKTWEGFLGGMGTTIALAMLLAPHLTPLTLVESLGAGLLIALGGFIGDVTISALKRDIGVKDSGSLLPGHGGILDRIDSLTYTAPLLFHFVYYLHY, encoded by the coding sequence ATGATGCTGTCGCATCTCACACCATCGGTCCTGACGGCCCTGGGCGGAGTCCTCGGCATTCTCGTAGTCGCCTCGCTCATCGCCGCGCTGCTGAAACGGCGGCATCCGGACAAGAATTATACGGAGCTGATCCAGCGTATCCGGTCTTGGTGGATCATGATCGGGATTTTTTCCGGCGCCATTCTCCTCAGCCGAACAGCCTCAATTTTCTTCTTTGCCTTCGTCAGCTTTCTCGCACTGAAGGAATACCTATCCCTTATCCCGACCAGACGCGCGGATCGCCGCGTGCTGTTCTGGGCCTATGCCGCGATTCCTTTCCAGTACTACTGGGTCAACGAGCACTGGTACGGCATGTTCATCATCTTCATCCCTGTGTATCTCTTTCTCCTGCTGCCCATGAGGATGGTCATCATCGGGGACACCAAGGACTTTCTCCGGGCGGCCGGCACGCTGCACTGGGGCCTCATGACGATGGTCTTCAGCCTCAGCCATGCGGCCTTCTTTCTGGTCTTGGACGGGGCAAGAAATCCGGCCGGCGGCGGCGCGGGGCTGGTCCTGTATCTTATCTTCTTGACGCAGTTCAACGACGTCGCCCAATACGTCTGGGGAAAGCTCACCGGACGCCATAAGATTATCCCGAAGGTCAGCCCCAACAAGACCTGGGAAGGGTTTCTCGGCGGAATGGGAACGACCATTGCCTTGGCGATGCTCCTGGCACCTCACCTCACCCCCCTGACGCTCGTCGAATCACTGGGTGCGGGGCTCCTGATCGCATTAGGCGGTTTCATCGGCGACGTGACCATCTCGGCGTTGAAACGCGACATCGGCGTCAAAGACAGCGGCAGCCTGTTGCCCGGCCACGGCGGTATCCTCGACCGGATCGACAGTTTGACCTACACCGCCCCGCTGCTGTTCCATTTTGTCTACTATCTCCACTATTGA
- a CDS encoding acyl-[ACP]--phospholipid O-acyltransferase, which produces MTTPSSHPLRGLLIAQFFGAFNDNAWKLMVALLGIRQVATTMAPGADLESASQSQTTLTFVIFTLPLMLISLVAGVVADRVSKRTVIVSMKAVEVGLMAAGTVALFIDPAGGILPLIVLGCLGAHSALFSPAKYGILPEILPHDRLTQGNGILELSTFLAILGGTAVGGMLLDGAGSAAWLAPLALTVFSLIGFGASLTVPAVPAARTEGGIGSTLGGAIRAVRSDQTLFLAILGSAFFWTIASLVGQDMLVYAKTALHLSDSLSGLPLALLSIGIGAGAMLAGTLSGERVEYGLIPMGAFGICTFLLLLGLLGPGLYGTLILMAGLGLSCGLFVVPVNSLIQWHAPADRRGSIIALSNTCTYSGVLMGSLSGGVFASLGLSTTGILLAAAAATFLGTLWALWLVPSAFVRLILILLTKTVYRVRVVHPSNVPQTGGALLVPNHMSLVDGFLLIASLDRPVRFVVDAAYATHPLFKWVMDIMRVIPISSSGGPRIILRALRSAGQALDDGEIVCIFPEGQITRTGTLLPFRRGFERIVKGRTVPIIPVHLDRVWGSLFSFVKGRFIWKLPEQIPYPITVSFGAPQPADTPAHELRRLVRELGEAAWTLRKADQQPIHRPVISAWRRHPLTFAMADAARPSITGLKALLGTITLARAMKPHWNAQRYVGLLLPPSVPGALLNVAAALTGKTSVNLNYTVGRVGLESAVAQAGLKTVLTSRLFIEKAKLDIPGGVTILYLEDIAKTISGSAQFIALLLGLFAPIGILERACGREQPISLDDLATIIFSSGSTGEPKGVMLSHFAINSNVEGAGQVIHISQADRALGILPFFHSFGYMLLWFYARHNTGVVFHPSPLDVGAIGELCSKYRISLLVVTPTFLQLYLRRCTPEQFSYLRVVLTGAEKLPLRLVQAFQDKFGIAPVEGYGVTECAPVISSNCPDFRASGFYQVASRRGTVGQPFPGVSVRIVDPETWAILSPGQAGMLLVKGPNVMSGYLGREDLTAKAMKDGWYITGDIATLDEDGFLTITDRLSRFSKIGGEMVPHGKVEEALQQAAGAELQVFAVTGLPDEKKGERLAVLYTIDEATIPAVLDKLAASGLPNLFIPVKSQFVKVDALPILGTGKLDLRGVKRIAMERLAADGTRG; this is translated from the coding sequence ATGACTACTCCATCGTCGCATCCGCTTCGCGGTCTCTTGATCGCACAGTTTTTCGGCGCCTTTAACGACAACGCCTGGAAACTCATGGTCGCGCTCCTCGGCATTCGCCAGGTCGCGACGACCATGGCGCCAGGCGCGGATCTGGAATCGGCTTCTCAATCGCAAACGACTCTGACCTTCGTCATCTTCACCCTGCCGCTCATGCTGATCTCGCTCGTGGCCGGCGTCGTCGCGGACCGCGTCAGTAAGCGTACAGTCATCGTGTCCATGAAAGCCGTCGAGGTCGGCCTCATGGCCGCCGGAACGGTCGCCCTCTTCATCGATCCGGCCGGAGGCATCCTGCCGCTGATCGTCCTCGGCTGCCTGGGTGCCCACAGCGCCCTCTTCAGTCCGGCGAAGTACGGCATCCTGCCGGAGATTTTGCCGCATGACCGGCTCACCCAGGGCAACGGCATTCTTGAATTGAGCACCTTCCTCGCGATTCTTGGCGGCACCGCCGTCGGCGGAATGCTGCTGGATGGCGCAGGCTCTGCCGCCTGGCTGGCTCCGCTGGCACTCACGGTGTTCTCCCTCATTGGCTTCGGCGCATCACTGACCGTCCCGGCCGTTCCGGCCGCCCGCACAGAGGGAGGCATCGGCTCCACTCTGGGCGGTGCCATTCGGGCCGTCCGCTCCGACCAAACCTTGTTCCTCGCCATTCTCGGCTCCGCCTTCTTCTGGACGATCGCCAGCCTGGTCGGCCAGGATATGTTGGTCTATGCCAAGACGGCGCTGCATCTCTCAGACTCGCTCTCCGGCCTCCCCCTTGCGCTCCTGTCGATTGGCATCGGCGCCGGCGCAATGCTCGCAGGTACGCTATCCGGTGAGCGTGTCGAGTACGGATTGATTCCGATGGGCGCCTTCGGAATCTGTACGTTTCTCCTGCTGCTGGGGCTCTTGGGTCCCGGACTCTACGGCACACTCATCTTGATGGCGGGGCTTGGCTTGTCCTGCGGACTCTTTGTCGTACCCGTAAACTCGTTGATCCAGTGGCATGCCCCCGCCGATCGACGCGGCAGCATTATTGCCCTCTCGAATACATGTACGTATAGTGGCGTACTCATGGGATCGCTCAGCGGCGGCGTTTTTGCTTCACTCGGCCTCTCCACCACCGGTATTCTCCTCGCGGCGGCCGCGGCGACGTTTTTGGGCACGCTCTGGGCCCTGTGGCTGGTCCCCAGCGCCTTCGTCCGTCTCATTCTCATTCTCCTGACGAAAACGGTCTACCGAGTCCGCGTCGTCCACCCCTCGAATGTGCCGCAGACCGGCGGAGCGCTGTTGGTGCCCAACCACATGTCGCTGGTCGACGGCTTCCTCCTGATTGCCAGCCTCGATCGCCCGGTCCGCTTCGTGGTCGATGCCGCCTATGCGACCCATCCGTTGTTCAAATGGGTGATGGACATTATGCGGGTCATCCCGATTTCCTCTTCCGGGGGACCGCGGATCATCCTGCGCGCGCTACGCAGCGCCGGTCAGGCGCTGGACGACGGCGAGATCGTCTGCATCTTCCCGGAAGGGCAAATCACCAGAACCGGGACCCTGCTGCCGTTCCGCCGTGGCTTCGAACGCATCGTGAAAGGCCGCACGGTTCCGATCATTCCGGTCCATCTGGATCGCGTCTGGGGCAGCCTGTTCAGCTTCGTGAAAGGACGTTTTATCTGGAAGCTTCCGGAACAGATCCCCTATCCGATCACGGTCTCCTTCGGCGCGCCGCAGCCGGCCGACACCCCGGCGCACGAACTCCGCCGACTCGTGCGCGAGTTGGGCGAAGCCGCCTGGACGCTCCGCAAAGCGGATCAGCAGCCGATCCACCGCCCGGTTATCTCGGCCTGGCGCCGACATCCCCTTACGTTCGCGATGGCGGACGCCGCACGTCCATCCATCACCGGACTCAAAGCCTTGCTCGGCACCATTACGCTGGCACGTGCCATGAAGCCGCATTGGAACGCGCAACGCTATGTCGGATTGCTGCTGCCACCAAGCGTACCCGGCGCGCTGCTCAATGTCGCCGCCGCATTGACCGGAAAAACCAGCGTCAATTTGAACTACACCGTCGGTCGGGTCGGGCTGGAGTCGGCAGTCGCTCAGGCCGGCCTCAAGACCGTGCTGACCAGCCGCCTGTTTATCGAGAAGGCCAAGCTCGACATCCCGGGAGGCGTCACCATTTTGTATCTGGAGGATATCGCCAAGACGATTTCCGGCAGCGCACAATTCATCGCCTTGCTGCTCGGACTCTTTGCGCCGATCGGAATCCTGGAGCGCGCCTGCGGACGCGAGCAGCCGATCAGCCTGGACGATCTGGCCACGATCATCTTCAGCAGCGGCAGCACTGGCGAACCGAAAGGCGTCATGCTTTCGCACTTCGCCATCAACTCGAACGTCGAAGGCGCGGGGCAGGTCATCCACATCAGCCAGGCCGATCGCGCCTTGGGCATCCTGCCCTTCTTCCACTCCTTCGGGTATATGCTGCTCTGGTTCTATGCGCGTCACAACACCGGTGTCGTCTTCCACCCGTCTCCGTTGGATGTCGGGGCCATCGGCGAGCTCTGCAGCAAGTACCGCATTTCCCTGCTGGTCGTCACTCCGACCTTCTTGCAACTCTATTTGCGCCGCTGCACGCCGGAGCAATTCAGCTACCTGCGTGTCGTGCTCACGGGGGCGGAAAAACTCCCGCTTCGCCTCGTGCAGGCATTCCAAGACAAGTTCGGCATCGCCCCCGTCGAAGGGTACGGTGTGACAGAATGCGCCCCCGTCATTTCATCCAATTGTCCGGACTTCCGCGCCTCCGGTTTCTATCAGGTCGCCTCGCGCCGCGGCACCGTCGGCCAGCCGTTCCCCGGTGTGTCGGTGCGCATCGTCGATCCCGAGACCTGGGCCATCCTGTCGCCCGGCCAGGCGGGCATGCTCCTGGTCAAAGGTCCGAATGTCATGAGCGGCTATCTGGGCCGCGAAGACCTCACGGCCAAAGCCATGAAGGACGGCTGGTACATCACCGGCGACATTGCGACACTGGACGAGGACGGCTTTCTCACGATCACGGATCGCCTCTCCCGCTTCTCGAAAATCGGCGGCGAGATGGTCCCGCACGGGAAAGTTGAAGAAGCGCTGCAACAGGCGGCCGGCGCCGAGCTGCAAGTCTTTGCCGTGACCGGTCTCCCGGATGAGAAAAAGGGCGAACGGTTGGCCGTGCTCTACACCATCGACGAGGCGACCATCCCGGCTGTACTCGACAAACTCGCCGCCAGCGGGTTGCCCAATCTCTTCATCCCGGTCAAGAGCCAATTCGTAAAAGTCGACGCGCTGCCGATCCTCGGCACCGGCAAGTTGGATCTTCGCGGGGTCAAACGGATAGCCATGGAGCGATTGGCTGCGGATGGCACCCGCGGATGA
- a CDS encoding lysophospholipid acyltransferase family protein has product MFQQLFFLLIVRPLVLVVLGLNVRHRERIPAKGPAIIVSNHNSHLDTLVLMTLLPWPLLPRLRPVAAKDYFLRNRLLAWFALNVMHIIPLEREVIDRRQDPLAACSEALQNGEILILFPEGSRGDPEQMGTLKTGIAHLAKRNPEIPITPIFLHGLGKALPKGEAILVPFFCDVFIGEPIRWSGDRTSFMITLEQEIKALADEGYRPAWE; this is encoded by the coding sequence GTGTTCCAGCAGCTGTTTTTCCTCTTAATCGTTCGGCCTCTCGTCCTGGTGGTGCTGGGGCTCAATGTCCGTCATCGCGAACGGATCCCCGCCAAGGGGCCCGCTATCATCGTCTCGAACCACAACAGCCACTTGGACACCTTAGTCTTGATGACACTCCTTCCATGGCCGCTCTTGCCGCGCCTTCGGCCTGTGGCGGCTAAGGACTATTTTCTTCGCAATCGTCTGCTGGCATGGTTTGCCTTGAACGTCATGCACATCATTCCGCTTGAGCGCGAGGTCATCGACCGACGCCAGGACCCGTTAGCCGCATGCTCTGAGGCCTTGCAGAACGGAGAGATTCTGATCCTTTTCCCAGAAGGGTCGCGGGGAGATCCGGAGCAGATGGGCACCTTGAAAACAGGCATCGCCCATCTGGCCAAGCGCAACCCTGAGATTCCCATTACACCCATCTTTCTCCACGGCCTCGGGAAAGCCCTGCCCAAAGGGGAGGCCATCCTGGTCCCGTTTTTCTGCGATGTGTTCATTGGGGAGCCCATTCGTTGGAGCGGCGATCGAACAAGTTTCATGATAACGCTCGAACAAGAGATCAAAGCCCTAGCGGATGAAGGATACAGACCTGCCTGGGAATAA
- a CDS encoding CDP-alcohol phosphatidyltransferase family protein, whose amino-acid sequence MASIYQLKSAFQNVLRPLTRALAAAQVTANHVTLAALALSCLIGGAIASHPDQTSLLLLLPGTLFVRMALNAIDGMLAREHNMKTKIGTVLNELGDVVSDTALYLPLALATAFNHWLVVGIVILAVMVEMVGVVAIQIGAARNYAGPMGKSDRAFAFGLIALLLGLGVAEGTWVTVTLSIMLLLSLFTIYNRARLALRESPR is encoded by the coding sequence ATGGCCAGTATCTATCAACTCAAATCGGCGTTTCAGAATGTCCTGCGCCCCCTCACTCGCGCACTGGCCGCGGCGCAGGTAACGGCCAACCACGTCACGCTGGCGGCCCTGGCACTTTCCTGCCTGATCGGTGGCGCGATTGCCTCGCATCCTGACCAGACCTCACTGCTTCTGCTCCTCCCGGGAACGCTGTTCGTTCGCATGGCCCTGAACGCCATCGACGGCATGCTGGCGCGCGAACATAATATGAAGACGAAAATCGGCACGGTCCTGAACGAACTGGGCGACGTCGTCTCCGACACGGCACTCTATCTGCCGTTGGCGCTGGCCACGGCCTTCAATCATTGGCTGGTGGTTGGTATCGTTATCCTGGCCGTGATGGTGGAGATGGTCGGCGTCGTGGCGATTCAGATCGGCGCCGCTCGCAATTATGCCGGCCCGATGGGCAAGAGCGACCGGGCTTTCGCATTCGGACTGATCGCGCTCCTGCTCGGACTGGGGGTGGCAGAAGGAACCTGGGTGACCGTCACATTGTCCATCATGCTGCTGCTCTCGCTCTTCACAATCTACAACCGTGCCAGACTGGCGTTGCGAGAGAGCCCCCGATGA
- a CDS encoding 50S ribosomal protein L11 methyltransferase has translation MMLEWIDVSIRSAVDPGELLGLLGDPHVRGAWEDQGVTHLYWSRDQWSGDQLGQVRAALDQLDPSGQSSGTVHVGDLPHQDWNRQWAQSVKPLRVGRRLVIRPSWESASLLDGDLDIILDPKQAFGTGHHATTRMLLEWLEELIHGGEAVLDVGSGSGILAMAALRLGARSAVGVEIDPVAVDCARECAGQNAFGAELELICGTLSDVAMDMRPDLVVANIDRQTLLLLADELAAYGMAGSRLFFSGLLVEQVEEVMARYASSGLYPVHRREQEGWVALELGRSEPCEGQE, from the coding sequence ATGATGCTGGAATGGATCGACGTGAGTATTCGCAGTGCGGTGGATCCCGGGGAATTGCTCGGGTTGCTGGGCGATCCGCATGTGCGGGGCGCATGGGAGGATCAAGGGGTGACCCATCTCTATTGGTCTCGGGATCAGTGGAGTGGCGACCAGTTGGGGCAGGTCCGTGCGGCGCTGGATCAACTCGATCCCTCCGGGCAAAGCAGCGGGACCGTCCATGTCGGGGATCTGCCGCATCAGGATTGGAATCGCCAGTGGGCGCAGTCGGTCAAGCCGCTCCGGGTCGGGCGCCGGCTGGTCATTCGACCCAGTTGGGAGTCTGCGTCATTGCTGGACGGCGATCTCGACATTATTCTCGATCCCAAACAGGCTTTCGGGACAGGCCACCACGCGACGACCCGCATGTTGCTGGAGTGGCTGGAGGAACTGATTCACGGGGGCGAGGCGGTGCTCGATGTCGGATCCGGCAGCGGCATTCTGGCGATGGCGGCCTTGCGGCTCGGCGCGCGGTCGGCTGTCGGCGTCGAAATCGATCCTGTGGCGGTGGACTGTGCCCGGGAGTGTGCGGGCCAGAACGCGTTCGGTGCGGAGTTGGAACTTATCTGCGGGACGCTGTCCGATGTGGCTATGGATATGAGGCCGGATCTGGTGGTCGCGAACATCGATCGGCAGACGCTCTTGCTGCTGGCCGATGAGTTGGCCGCCTATGGCATGGCCGGTTCCCGACTCTTTTTCTCAGGTCTGTTGGTTGAGCAGGTGGAGGAAGTCATGGCGCGGTATGCTTCGTCGGGACTCTATCCGGTCCATCGGCGGGAGCAAGAGGGCTGGGTGGCGCTCGAACTTGGTCGATCTGAGCCTTGTGAAGGACAGGAATAG
- a CDS encoding DUF2238 domain-containing protein, whose amino-acid sequence MERHVLLMLVVIGLILSGLNPKHHGVWLLEAFPVLIGIPILIRTHDRFPLTPLAYRLMAGHAIILMIGAYYTYAEVPLGRWVQDAFGFTRNHYDRLGHLAQGFVPAIVMRELLLRTSSLQRGGWLFFLVCSTGLGLSAFYELLEGASAFVFNQSATTFLATQGDEWDTQWDMTMALIGTITAQLLLAPLHDRQLRTQSGSQMSSHAPPITVAGILLATTVVFDPGPVIAAPALDGTMPPSTAQIGRSPLRREPLGLFDGSAFTATTGRCSDCGTPPQALWYFADEAIAIPLAQEQQGVAHQPPFLVWLGSPEFIPRATLGPEQTHLDIPDIGSIALRLAPKLPANQSYYNDATARFFTSHPLRLRGRTISTAEGSAFEARTIWPADYLLTPDRARTVAADDRTISHLMENTDGLPADTITTRLLWGKADRSWAGKPVLGAILNGAQGDDDEAHGGHFGIVTGRVGPDGEWADWMVNNFYDADVVSEKGILPAMVPMDNYLMDLNSGQSYYRPSALLVLVLKQDRIPAAYQAAIQDVFRRFYRHELDYDHSLLNCAGLSIDQLRTLGWQIPHQGASNRLKATAGYVYMAASDRSLTSGLKVYRYFSEELTRLLPRVTFEAIGNDLLHLLQPSNLQRTLTPFEHWLTEDVEAVLYVHIPQIPSSRAMGTSAVASLDEYQQRVPSDRSKWKSVPVPPRPFPPELRVAPAPVEAATIPGAVLALTAGCMVGLVWLGRLLIRKR is encoded by the coding sequence GTGGAACGTCACGTGCTCCTCATGCTCGTCGTGATCGGCCTGATCCTTTCAGGTCTCAACCCGAAACATCACGGCGTCTGGCTCCTGGAGGCCTTCCCCGTGCTGATCGGGATTCCCATCCTGATCCGTACTCATGACCGGTTCCCGCTCACCCCCTTGGCGTATCGACTGATGGCCGGGCATGCCATCATTCTCATGATCGGGGCCTATTACACCTATGCCGAGGTCCCCCTGGGCCGATGGGTGCAAGACGCCTTCGGGTTTACGCGCAATCACTACGATCGTCTCGGACACCTGGCACAGGGTTTTGTGCCCGCCATCGTAATGCGCGAACTCCTCCTGCGGACATCCTCGCTGCAACGAGGGGGCTGGCTCTTCTTCCTGGTCTGCTCCACCGGCCTCGGGCTCAGCGCCTTCTATGAACTCTTGGAAGGCGCCAGCGCGTTCGTATTCAACCAATCCGCCACAACCTTTCTCGCCACCCAAGGCGACGAATGGGATACGCAGTGGGACATGACCATGGCCCTGATCGGCACGATCACGGCGCAACTGCTGCTCGCCCCGCTGCATGATCGACAGCTTCGCACTCAATCCGGCTCACAGATGAGTTCACACGCCCCGCCAATCACGGTTGCCGGGATCCTACTCGCCACCACAGTCGTGTTCGACCCGGGCCCCGTCATAGCCGCACCGGCGCTTGACGGAACGATGCCCCCATCTACTGCGCAGATCGGCCGGTCACCATTGCGACGCGAACCGCTCGGACTCTTCGACGGGTCGGCCTTCACCGCCACGACCGGTCGATGCAGCGACTGCGGCACGCCGCCGCAAGCCCTGTGGTATTTTGCCGATGAAGCCATTGCGATTCCCCTGGCGCAGGAGCAACAAGGGGTCGCCCATCAGCCGCCCTTTCTGGTGTGGCTGGGTTCTCCGGAATTCATTCCCCGCGCCACCCTCGGACCGGAGCAGACTCATCTCGACATCCCCGACATCGGCTCCATAGCTCTTCGCCTGGCGCCGAAGCTCCCGGCCAATCAGTCGTACTACAATGACGCCACCGCGCGCTTTTTCACCTCGCATCCATTGCGCCTGCGCGGCCGCACCATCTCCACAGCGGAGGGATCTGCGTTCGAAGCCCGCACTATTTGGCCGGCGGACTATCTCCTCACACCCGATCGGGCGCGCACGGTCGCCGCCGATGACCGAACGATCTCACACCTCATGGAAAACACGGACGGGCTTCCCGCAGACACCATCACGACCCGCCTCTTGTGGGGGAAAGCAGACAGATCATGGGCCGGGAAGCCGGTCCTCGGCGCCATTCTGAACGGCGCGCAAGGCGACGACGACGAGGCCCACGGGGGACACTTCGGCATCGTCACGGGACGCGTCGGCCCTGATGGCGAATGGGCCGACTGGATGGTGAACAACTTTTACGACGCCGACGTGGTCAGCGAAAAGGGCATTCTCCCCGCGATGGTCCCCATGGACAATTACCTCATGGACCTCAACAGCGGGCAATCCTACTATCGGCCGAGCGCGCTTCTCGTACTGGTCTTGAAACAAGATCGCATCCCGGCTGCCTATCAAGCCGCCATCCAGGACGTGTTTCGCCGCTTTTACCGGCACGAGCTGGATTACGATCACTCGCTGCTCAACTGCGCGGGACTCAGCATCGATCAACTCCGCACGCTCGGCTGGCAGATTCCTCACCAAGGCGCCAGCAACCGGCTGAAGGCGACGGCGGGCTATGTCTACATGGCCGCCTCAGATCGCAGCCTGACCAGCGGGCTGAAGGTGTATCGCTATTTTTCAGAGGAACTCACCCGCCTGCTGCCGCGGGTCACCTTTGAGGCGATCGGAAACGATCTCCTCCACCTCCTGCAGCCATCCAATCTGCAGCGAACACTCACCCCCTTCGAGCACTGGCTGACGGAAGATGTTGAAGCCGTGCTCTATGTTCACATCCCGCAGATTCCCTCCAGCCGTGCGATGGGCACTTCTGCCGTGGCATCGCTCGATGAATATCAGCAGCGCGTGCCATCAGACCGGTCGAAGTGGAAATCGGTCCCCGTGCCGCCTCGCCCGTTTCCACCTGAGCTGCGCGTGGCTCCGGCGCCGGTCGAAGCGGCAACGATTCCAGGTGCTGTGCTCGCACTCACAGCCGGCTGCATGGTCGGGTTGGTCTGGCTAGGCCGCCTCCTGATCCGTAAGCGATAG